One region of Zingiber officinale cultivar Zhangliang chromosome 7B, Zo_v1.1, whole genome shotgun sequence genomic DNA includes:
- the LOC122006096 gene encoding ubiquitin-like-conjugating enzyme ATG10 isoform X3 — MYQWDGTLSPSEFDISVADLCERWREVGTSLPQWVWLPDRALGALSCNVAAGYLAIENIYHQNASEEGSFEESISRDEEPFDEATLVPSNKNDMHIYDYHILYSFTFRVPVLYFRGYQSDGCPLKLVDIEKDLPAYSLKLLRESKWAFITQETSGSSLPPSTMVYFTSLWYR, encoded by the exons ATGTACCAATGGGATGGAACATTGTCTCCAAGTGAGTTTGATATTTCTGTTGCTGATCTTTGTGAGAGATGGAGAGAAGTTGGCACTTCTCTTCCTCAATGGGTTTGGCTACCTGATCGTGCACTAGGTGCTTTGTCATGCAATGTG GCAGCAGGATACCTAGCAATCGAAAATATTTATCATCAAAATGCAAGTGAG GAAGGAAGTTTCGAGGAAAGCATATCCAGGGACGAAGAGCCTTTTGATGAGGCTACCTTG GTTCCAAGTAACAAAAATGACATGCATATCTATGATTACCACATACTCTACAGCTTCACTTTCAGGGTTCCTGTTCTTTATTTCCGTGGATATCAATCTG ATGGTTGTCCTTTGAAGTTAGTTGACATCGAGAAAGACCTGCCTGCTTACTCTCTCAAACTACTTAGGGAATCAAAATGGGCATTCATCACCCAGGAG ACATCAGGATCATCCTTACCTCCATCGACCATGGTATACTTTACATCCCTGTGGTACAGGTGA
- the LOC122004465 gene encoding wiskott-Aldrich syndrome protein family member 2-like, which produces MVPLAYPTPPPPVPTTYQAPLPSVPTAFAAPTPVAAVAPPPVPPPTVPPVAPTYADPAVPQMTPATVYTVAPGMPPPVYAAVPLVIPTPVVPPVSAAVPTHLTDIVAARARIPDLVESMKSRFTLFRGETDSSVAQHLSRDCSLNAQHMASGVSGHGGQPSQTGAFREGRRVKSSHRQQRTAPSAAVAYDMHGQEHSGALIVPQSFVPVPRYLTQGQD; this is translated from the exons ATGGTACCACTGGCATACCCGACACCACCACCACCAGTGCCTACGACATACCAGGCACCACTGCCATCGGTGCCCACTGCATTCGCGGCACCCACACCAGTAGCAGCAGTTGCTCCACCTCCGGTACCACCACCCACCGTACCTCCTGTTGCGCCCACCTATGCTGACCCTGCAGTGCCACAAATGACACCTGCCACAGTCTATACAGTAGCACCGGGGATGCCTCCCCCGGTCTATGCAGCGGTACCACTTGTTATACCAACTCCAGTGGTTCCACCAGTTTCTGCAGCCGTCCCTACTCACCTCACTGATATAGTCGCGGCACGAGCTCGGATCCCAGATTTGGTAGAGTCGATGAAAAGTCGATTCACCCTCTTCCGCGGAGAGACGGATTCGAGTGTGGCCCA gcacctgagccgagattgttcgctgaatgCTCAACATATGGCTTCCGGAGTATCTGGTCATGGGGGACAACCCAGTCAGACAGGAGCTTTTCGAGAAGGGCGAAGAGTCAAATCTTCACATAggcagcagaggacagctccctcGGCAGCAGTTGCATATGacatgcatggacaggagcactCTGGTGCCCTCATTGTACCACAGAGTTTTGTTCCGGTACCACGgtatctgactcaggggcaggATTAG